In Crinalium epipsammum PCC 9333, the following are encoded in one genomic region:
- a CDS encoding M16 family metallopeptidase, which yields MTSTLLKPSILNAPTLHKLPNGLTIIAEQLPVEAVNLSIWVGVGSAVESAEINGMAHFLEHMVFKGTPQLPSGEFERLIEERGAVTNAATSQDYTHYYITTAPKDFADLAPLQFDVVMNPTIPDQAFERERLVVLEEIRRSEDNPSRRIYQRSIDVAFGKLPYRRPVLGPAEVIEKLTAQQMRDFHCQWYQPSSMTAVAVGNLPVEQLIETVTESFNAKKVRNDYLKNSPLTEQLGWEETPAYKAQKLIAEPEQPFNEIVRREYVDDSLQQARLVMVWRVPGFNQLSQTYGLDVLAAILSHGRMSRLVRDLREDRRLVSQIGASNITHLHQGLFYIGAQLPAENLVEVESAISQHIRNIQTELITEAEIARLQTQVANRFIFSNETPSARAGLYGYYQSMLGDLAPALNYPARIQALDAVDLQTAAQRYLSPDAYGVVVSKPSAS from the coding sequence ATGACCTCAACCCTGCTTAAGCCTTCCATATTGAATGCGCCTACACTCCACAAACTACCTAATGGGCTGACCATTATAGCCGAGCAATTACCAGTGGAGGCTGTTAATCTTAGTATTTGGGTAGGTGTTGGTTCTGCTGTGGAGTCAGCAGAGATCAACGGCATGGCTCACTTTTTGGAACACATGGTATTTAAGGGTACGCCCCAACTGCCAAGTGGTGAGTTTGAGCGTTTAATTGAGGAGCGAGGGGCTGTAACTAATGCTGCTACGAGCCAGGATTATACCCACTACTACATCACAACAGCACCTAAAGATTTTGCTGATTTAGCGCCTTTGCAATTTGATGTGGTAATGAATCCCACGATTCCCGATCAAGCTTTTGAACGCGAACGATTGGTTGTTTTAGAAGAAATTCGCCGCTCAGAAGATAATCCTAGCCGTCGGATTTACCAAAGGTCGATTGATGTAGCATTTGGAAAATTACCCTATCGTCGCCCAGTATTAGGACCTGCAGAAGTAATTGAAAAGCTGACTGCTCAACAAATGCGGGATTTTCATTGCCAATGGTATCAGCCAAGTTCGATGACTGCGGTAGCTGTGGGGAATTTACCAGTTGAGCAATTAATTGAGACGGTAACAGAAAGTTTTAATGCCAAAAAAGTTAGGAATGATTATTTAAAAAATTCTCCGCTAACTGAACAGTTAGGATGGGAAGAAACACCCGCTTATAAAGCTCAAAAGTTGATTGCTGAACCTGAACAACCTTTCAACGAAATTGTGCGTCGAGAATATGTTGATGATAGTCTTCAGCAAGCTCGTTTAGTGATGGTTTGGCGGGTTCCAGGCTTTAATCAATTATCCCAGACTTACGGTTTGGATGTTTTGGCGGCAATTTTAAGTCATGGTCGGATGTCTCGTTTAGTGAGAGATTTACGGGAAGATCGGCGCTTGGTTTCGCAGATAGGGGCTAGTAATATTACGCATCTGCATCAAGGTTTATTTTATATTGGGGCGCAGTTGCCAGCAGAGAATTTAGTTGAGGTTGAGAGTGCGATCTCTCAACACATTCGTAACATCCAAACAGAATTGATTACTGAAGCAGAAATTGCGCGTTTACAAACCCAAGTAGCAAATCGCTTTATCTTTAGCAATGAAACACCGAGCGCACGTGCAGGTTTGTACGGTTACTATCAATCAATGCTAGGTGATTTGGCTCCTGCTTTAAATTATCCTGCTCGGATTCAAGCCCTTGATGCTGTTGATCTGCAAACAGCAGCGCAACGCTATTTATCTCCAGATGCTTATGGTGTTGTTGTTAGTAAACCCTCTGCTAGTTAG
- a CDS encoding fructosamine kinase family protein, whose amino-acid sequence MWTDIANHISEVTKENFFINSQRSVSGGCINQGYAVSNGQRTYFVKINQASLADMFVSEALGLKQMVETQTIRVPKPICWGTASTSAYIVLEWLDLGRGSGNQNWEEMGRKLAAMHQWTLPSFALGNFGWEINNTIGSTPQINTWTQNWAEFFAEYRIGYQLKLARRKGGNFPKGDTLVKSIPELLAHQPQPSLVHGDLWGGNAGFTATEEPVIFDPAAYVGDREVDLAMTELFGGFPPAFYRGYNEVFPLTPGYKQRKIFYNLYHILNHFNLFGGGYSSQANAMIERILA is encoded by the coding sequence ATGTGGACAGATATTGCCAATCATATTTCTGAGGTAACTAAAGAAAATTTTTTTATTAATAGCCAACGCTCTGTTAGTGGGGGCTGTATTAATCAAGGCTATGCTGTTAGTAATGGTCAACGCACGTATTTTGTCAAAATAAATCAAGCGTCTTTAGCTGATATGTTTGTCTCTGAGGCGCTGGGGCTAAAGCAAATGGTGGAAACCCAAACTATTCGGGTTCCTAAACCTATTTGTTGGGGGACAGCATCTACTTCCGCATACATAGTATTAGAGTGGCTAGATTTAGGGCGTGGTAGTGGCAATCAAAATTGGGAAGAAATGGGGCGTAAACTAGCAGCAATGCACCAGTGGACACTTCCAAGTTTTGCTCTGGGTAATTTTGGTTGGGAAATAAATAATACGATTGGTTCTACGCCACAAATTAATACTTGGACACAAAATTGGGCGGAGTTTTTTGCAGAATACCGCATTGGTTATCAATTAAAACTTGCTAGGCGCAAAGGTGGAAATTTTCCCAAGGGAGATACTTTAGTTAAATCTATTCCAGAACTACTAGCACATCAGCCGCAACCATCTTTAGTACACGGGGATTTGTGGGGAGGAAATGCAGGTTTTACTGCTACAGAAGAACCTGTAATTTTTGATCCTGCGGCTTATGTGGGCGATCGCGAAGTAGATCTTGCCATGACTGAATTATTCGGTGGATTTCCACCCGCTTTTTATCGTGGCTATAACGAAGTTTTTCCTCTAACTCCAGGTTATAAACAACGAAAAATTTTTTACAATTTGTATCATATTTTGAATCATTTTAACCTGTTTGGCGGTGGTTACTCTTCACAAGCAAATGCTATGATAGAAAGAATTTTGGCATAG
- a CDS encoding methyl-accepting chemotaxis protein, with protein sequence MFSKKTNGELQNNNSSIAPSKTGSITRKTLIQITVGVASVIVASTAFSYFQVFNSIKLQTLGQLEKYVVERGEREKAIFLLAQDNHVILKQQLLTRLQSARNQDPKPQFEQLFVKSKDQVIRNRPDKFDGRQQAGVYIGKSVNINADIRRRVLTFYNLVNSYGSAWVNRFQNTYITTPENIMVLYWPKFPTWAQEATADLYMPNEEYVSVASQQQNPARKTVWTGVYYDKVAKDWMVSCETPVDLNGRHIATIGHDVLLDQVLERTVNQNIEGGYNIIFRGDGRLIAHPKLMNEIQKKEGVFNISESGDAHLKNILKLVNENSSNQVIIENKQNSDYLAVTKLTGPDWYFVTVLPKSILTKKALEIARSTLFSGLAVLLIVIAIVFLVLRRQIADPLGKLMDATNKITQGDYNISVEDHRQDELGSLARSLNLMAKELEARTNELENALAQQASSVNQTTSTMDELSASSQASASQSEAAAAGTREVLSLVDGNQQIDSPQVYQDSSLREKVGQIGEEIKHLSEQTQQIGMISTLVSELANQTNMLALNAAVEAVRAGEHGKGFGVVASEIRKLADQSKKSAQRINALVQDIQKATNSTVKVTEEGKNIVESVVAAVNNIATNSQQISLNAKQQAIAIQQVVAAMNDLNQGARQIANDMRTFGTHS encoded by the coding sequence ATGTTCTCTAAAAAAACTAATGGTGAGCTTCAAAATAACAACTCATCCATAGCGCCTTCAAAAACAGGCTCTATTACTCGTAAAACACTGATACAGATTACAGTAGGTGTTGCTAGTGTAATTGTTGCCTCTACAGCTTTTAGTTATTTTCAGGTTTTCAATAGTATTAAATTACAGACACTAGGGCAACTAGAAAAATATGTCGTAGAACGAGGCGAACGAGAAAAAGCTATATTCCTCCTTGCTCAAGATAATCATGTCATTTTAAAACAGCAATTATTAACGCGGCTACAATCTGCTAGAAATCAAGATCCAAAACCGCAGTTTGAGCAGTTATTTGTGAAGTCTAAAGATCAAGTAATTCGTAACCGCCCTGATAAATTTGATGGGAGACAACAGGCTGGTGTTTATATTGGCAAATCTGTAAATATTAATGCAGATATTCGTCGTCGTGTACTTACTTTTTATAATTTAGTAAATTCCTACGGCTCTGCCTGGGTAAACCGTTTTCAGAACACATATATTACTACCCCTGAAAACATTATGGTGCTTTATTGGCCGAAATTTCCTACCTGGGCGCAGGAAGCGACGGCTGATTTGTATATGCCTAATGAAGAATATGTATCGGTAGCTAGTCAGCAGCAGAATCCAGCAAGGAAAACAGTTTGGACGGGTGTTTATTATGACAAAGTTGCCAAAGATTGGATGGTTTCGTGTGAAACACCTGTGGATTTAAATGGCAGACATATTGCTACTATCGGACATGATGTTTTATTGGATCAAGTGCTGGAAAGAACAGTTAATCAAAATATAGAGGGCGGTTACAACATTATATTTCGGGGAGATGGGCGCTTAATTGCTCACCCCAAATTAATGAATGAGATTCAGAAAAAGGAAGGCGTATTTAATATTTCTGAGTCAGGAGATGCACACCTAAAAAATATTTTAAAATTAGTTAATGAGAACTCATCTAATCAAGTAATTATTGAAAATAAGCAAAATAGTGACTATCTTGCTGTTACTAAGCTTACAGGACCTGATTGGTATTTTGTCACAGTTTTGCCTAAATCAATTTTAACGAAAAAAGCTCTGGAAATAGCACGTTCTACTTTATTTAGTGGTCTAGCTGTTCTCTTAATTGTAATTGCCATAGTTTTTCTAGTTTTACGCCGACAAATTGCCGATCCGTTAGGAAAACTTATGGACGCAACTAATAAGATTACTCAGGGAGATTATAATATTTCTGTTGAGGATCATCGGCAAGATGAACTAGGCAGTCTAGCTCGTTCTTTAAACTTGATGGCAAAAGAGCTAGAAGCGAGAACGAATGAATTAGAAAACGCACTGGCGCAGCAAGCTAGTTCTGTTAACCAAACTACTAGCACTATGGATGAGTTAAGTGCTTCATCGCAAGCTTCAGCGTCTCAATCTGAAGCTGCTGCTGCTGGAACTAGAGAAGTTTTAAGCTTGGTAGATGGGAATCAACAAATAGATAGCCCGCAAGTATATCAAGACTCTAGTTTAAGGGAAAAAGTTGGGCAGATAGGTGAAGAAATTAAACATTTAAGTGAACAGACTCAACAAATCGGGATGATATCTACCCTGGTTAGTGAGTTAGCTAATCAAACTAATATGTTGGCGCTCAACGCTGCTGTTGAAGCAGTAAGGGCGGGTGAACATGGTAAAGGGTTTGGGGTTGTAGCATCAGAAATTCGTAAACTTGCTGACCAAAGCAAGAAGTCAGCACAACGAATTAATGCTTTAGTTCAAGATATTCAAAAAGCTACTAATTCTACGGTTAAGGTGACAGAAGAAGGCAAAAATATTGTTGAAAGTGTTGTAGCTGCTGTTAATAATATTGCTACAAATTCTCAACAAATTTCTTTGAATGCTAAACAGCAAGCGATCGCTATTCAACAGGTAGTTGCTGCTATGAATGATCTTAATCAGGGAGCAAGGCAAATTGCTAATGATATGCGTACTTTTGGCACGCATAGCTGA
- a CDS encoding ROK family protein, whose product MVVENKSILTLAVDIGGSGIKVIVLDEAGKPQTERSRVETPQPPKPDVVINAIASLAATQGVFNRVSVGFPGVVRGGITETAANLDSDWLGFDLGAALSDRLGKPVRVINDADMQGFGAISGIGVELVVTLGTGFGSALFLNGKLIPNLEIGHHPFRKSETYEEQLGREALEKVGDKKWNNRLEKAIASLQRMLNYDYLYIGGGEAKKVSIYLPPNVKIIPNISGLLGGIALWRD is encoded by the coding sequence ATGGTTGTAGAGAATAAATCTATCCTTACATTAGCCGTCGATATTGGCGGCAGTGGCATCAAAGTTATCGTGTTAGACGAAGCTGGCAAACCCCAAACTGAACGTAGCCGCGTGGAGACACCACAACCTCCTAAGCCAGATGTGGTAATTAATGCGATCGCTTCTTTAGCAGCCACACAAGGGGTATTTAACCGCGTATCTGTCGGCTTTCCTGGGGTCGTGCGTGGCGGTATTACTGAAACAGCAGCAAACTTAGATTCTGATTGGTTAGGGTTTGATTTAGGCGCAGCACTATCTGATCGTTTAGGTAAGCCTGTACGAGTAATCAATGATGCTGATATGCAGGGTTTTGGGGCGATTTCAGGTATTGGAGTTGAACTGGTAGTTACCTTGGGAACTGGTTTTGGTTCAGCACTATTTTTAAACGGCAAATTAATCCCAAATTTGGAAATAGGACACCACCCATTTCGCAAAAGTGAAACCTACGAAGAGCAACTAGGGCGAGAAGCTTTAGAAAAAGTTGGCGATAAAAAATGGAATAATCGCTTAGAAAAAGCGATCGCTTCCCTACAACGTATGCTTAACTACGATTACCTTTATATCGGTGGTGGTGAAGCCAAAAAAGTCAGCATCTACCTACCACCAAATGTCAAAATCATTCCCAATATTTCAGGTTTATTAGGTGGTATCGCCTTGTGGCGAGATTAG
- a CDS encoding alpha/beta fold hydrolase, whose translation MILPPGFEQQSIVTSLGRMVYYTQGSTPWEVVDGSNFTDLPNLVFLHGFGGGSSAYEWSKVYPAFASEYRILAPDLIGWGRSEHPVRNYKIDDYITTIIEFIEQTCSVPVSVVASSLTAAFTIRAAIARPDLFKSLILTTATGLSDFAESYTRSFFAQIISTPILDRIFYNAGVANSAGIRSFLEQRQFARPSRIFPEIVEAYLESAQQPNAEYAALAFVRGDLCFDLSLYITQLNTPTAIIWGQQSQFTSPEIGKRLAALNTQAIKIFQSLDDVGLTPQLELPGVTIGLIRRFLKLLEL comes from the coding sequence ATGATTCTGCCCCCTGGATTTGAACAGCAGTCTATAGTTACCTCACTAGGTCGTATGGTTTACTACACACAAGGCTCAACCCCTTGGGAAGTAGTAGATGGTAGTAATTTCACTGACCTACCTAATTTGGTTTTTTTACATGGTTTTGGTGGTGGTTCCTCGGCTTATGAATGGTCGAAAGTTTATCCAGCTTTTGCGAGTGAATATCGAATTTTAGCACCAGATTTAATTGGTTGGGGACGCTCCGAGCATCCTGTTCGTAATTATAAAATTGATGATTATATCACTACGATCATTGAGTTTATTGAGCAAACTTGCTCTGTTCCGGTATCAGTAGTTGCTTCTTCCCTAACGGCAGCTTTTACTATTCGGGCTGCGATCGCACGTCCTGATTTATTCAAATCTCTGATTTTAACCACAGCAACAGGTTTGTCGGACTTTGCGGAAAGTTATACCCGTAGCTTCTTTGCCCAAATCATCAGCACTCCCATTCTTGACCGCATATTCTACAATGCTGGTGTGGCTAACAGTGCTGGCATTCGCAGCTTTTTAGAACAACGTCAATTTGCCCGTCCTAGTCGTATTTTTCCAGAAATTGTAGAGGCTTATTTGGAATCTGCCCAACAACCTAATGCTGAATATGCCGCGCTAGCTTTTGTACGGGGAGATTTATGTTTTGATTTATCTCTTTATATTACTCAGTTAAATACTCCCACCGCGATTATTTGGGGTCAACAGTCTCAATTTACTAGCCCAGAAATTGGTAAGCGACTAGCTGCACTTAACACCCAAGCAATTAAAATATTTCAATCTTTAGATGATGTGGGACTAACCCCACAATTAGAATTACCAGGGGTAACTATTGGTTTAATTAGGCGATTTTTGAAGTTATTAGAATTGTAG
- a CDS encoding DUF4330 domain-containing protein, whose translation MAILDSQGRLFGKVSILDFAAALVILLVVVGIFFVPGTGGSVAQTGTTKPVEVDVLVRGLSVLDPNSLIEQFNKEKKTNLIIRNQPYGEIDIKSVKTLARTVIVPQPDGSAKALPDPRPDAYSTDMLMVLAGQAQITKTGAVLGNSKIKVGTTLELEGFNYDFNASVIRIRIK comes from the coding sequence ATGGCAATTTTGGATTCTCAAGGACGGCTGTTTGGTAAGGTAAGCATTTTAGACTTTGCTGCTGCCTTAGTAATTTTATTAGTTGTGGTAGGGATTTTCTTTGTACCTGGAACTGGTGGTTCTGTGGCTCAAACTGGTACTACGAAACCTGTTGAAGTCGATGTACTGGTTAGGGGTCTAAGTGTACTAGATCCCAATAGTTTAATTGAGCAATTCAACAAGGAAAAGAAGACAAATCTGATCATCCGTAATCAACCTTATGGTGAGATTGATATTAAATCAGTGAAAACACTAGCCAGGACAGTGATTGTTCCACAACCAGATGGTTCTGCCAAAGCACTTCCCGATCCTCGACCAGATGCTTATAGTACTGATATGTTAATGGTACTAGCTGGTCAAGCACAAATAACTAAAACAGGGGCAGTATTAGGCAACAGTAAAATCAAAGTCGGTACGACCTTAGAATTAGAAGGCTTCAATTATGATTTCAATGCTAGTGTGATTCGTATTCGCATTAAATAA
- a CDS encoding M48 family metallopeptidase, which yields MKFTSLSCLKSASHRPWYYPLLSATVATSLIVGTPQASQAISWFDILLQGARVVQLSNMSTNQEIQLGQQINQQIVNNDVRLYGNRQLNQYINQIGQRLARNSDRPDIPYTFQVVDDPGINAFATMGGFVYINTGTIAAADNEAQLASVIAHEIAHISGRHAVKQMRQTAIAQGISTAAGVNNSQAVQLGVQLALSRPRSRSDEYDADQKGLQMLRRAGYAESPMVSFMQKLLAGSQGRVPTFLSTHPPTTDRINNLKKLINPARANVGAGLNSTTYNTQVKALLRYQ from the coding sequence ATGAAATTCACCTCTTTGTCCTGTTTAAAAAGTGCTTCCCATCGTCCTTGGTATTATCCATTGCTGTCTGCGACGGTAGCGACAAGTCTGATTGTAGGTACGCCCCAAGCTAGTCAGGCAATTAGCTGGTTTGATATTTTACTTCAAGGTGCGCGGGTAGTTCAGTTGTCTAATATGTCTACTAACCAGGAAATTCAGCTTGGGCAACAAATTAATCAGCAGATTGTCAATAATGATGTCAGGCTTTATGGTAATCGGCAACTAAATCAGTATATTAATCAGATTGGTCAACGCCTAGCTAGAAATAGCGATCGCCCCGATATACCTTATACGTTTCAGGTTGTGGACGACCCAGGGATTAATGCTTTTGCTACAATGGGCGGTTTTGTTTATATCAATACTGGGACGATCGCAGCAGCAGATAATGAAGCTCAGTTAGCTAGTGTAATTGCTCACGAAATTGCTCACATTTCTGGTCGTCATGCGGTTAAGCAAATGCGTCAAACAGCGATCGCTCAAGGAATTAGTACAGCCGCCGGGGTTAATAATAGCCAAGCAGTTCAACTTGGTGTACAACTAGCCCTCAGCCGTCCTCGCAGTCGCAGTGATGAGTATGATGCCGATCAAAAAGGGTTACAGATGTTAAGACGTGCAGGCTATGCTGAGTCGCCAATGGTATCTTTTATGCAAAAGCTACTAGCTGGTAGTCAAGGTAGAGTTCCTACTTTCTTGAGTACTCACCCACCCACAACTGATCGCATTAATAATCTCAAAAAGTTGATTAATCCTGCTCGTGCTAATGTTGGTGCTGGTTTAAACAGTACTACTTATAACACCCAAGTTAAGGCTTTGCTACGCTATCAGTAA
- a CDS encoding metallophosphoesterase family protein — MINRIFNRSKTPRRIVIGDVHGHYDGLMKLLEAVAPKPDDQVYFVGDLIDRGPHSAQVVEFVKKSPYHCLLGNHEQMLLAVFADGEINETALQGWLYSGGQATVNSYPNGNVDPKHIEWLRRLPTYLDLGDIWLVHAGVDPNQPIEKQSSEQFCWIREQFHSIRQPYFRNKLIITGHTITFTLPGVAPGQLAMGNGWLDIDTGAYHQKSGWLTALDVTNDMVYQVNVSKLRVRKRSLKESVTRIDPSKVRVSKRR; from the coding sequence GTGATCAATCGGATATTTAATAGAAGCAAAACTCCCCGTCGGATTGTGATCGGTGATGTGCATGGACACTACGATGGGTTGATGAAACTGTTGGAGGCGGTCGCGCCCAAGCCAGACGATCAAGTTTATTTTGTAGGCGATTTAATTGATCGCGGCCCTCACAGCGCTCAGGTGGTGGAATTTGTTAAAAAAAGCCCCTATCACTGTTTGCTAGGTAACCACGAGCAAATGTTACTAGCGGTTTTTGCAGATGGAGAAATAAATGAAACAGCCCTGCAAGGATGGCTCTATAGCGGCGGACAAGCAACTGTTAACAGTTATCCCAATGGTAACGTTGACCCAAAGCATATTGAATGGCTGCGTAGATTGCCTACATACCTAGATTTAGGTGACATTTGGTTAGTCCATGCAGGTGTCGATCCTAATCAACCAATTGAGAAACAAAGTTCGGAACAATTTTGTTGGATTCGTGAACAATTTCACAGTATACGTCAACCATACTTCCGAAATAAGCTGATCATCACAGGTCACACCATCACATTTACCTTGCCAGGAGTTGCCCCTGGTCAACTAGCGATGGGCAATGGTTGGTTAGATATTGACACTGGTGCTTATCATCAGAAAAGTGGTTGGCTAACTGCGTTAGATGTCACTAACGACATGGTTTATCAAGTCAATGTTTCCAAGCTGCGTGTGAGGAAGCGATCGCTCAAAGAATCAGTAACGCGAATCGATCCCTCTAAAGTAAGAGTAAGCAAGCGCCGCTAG
- the miaE gene encoding tRNA-(ms[2]io[6]A)-hydroxylase has product MLLTPPVINALKEPTSSAWVEQAINNIDTILLDHSHCERKAAGVAINLMFRYPSNTKLVRMLTAIAREELEHFDQVNDWLERRGIPFAPLAAPPYGGGLNAQIRRDEPNRLLDALLVSGLIEARSHERLGLLATNLPDAELAQFYGSLMASEARHFGIYWVLADTYFERDVVVQRLEELAVSESKLLETLHPEPRIHS; this is encoded by the coding sequence GTGCTATTAACACCACCAGTAATTAATGCCCTTAAAGAACCTACCAGTTCTGCTTGGGTTGAGCAAGCGATTAATAATATAGATACAATCCTACTAGACCATTCTCACTGTGAACGCAAGGCTGCGGGGGTGGCAATAAATTTGATGTTTCGTTACCCCTCCAATACTAAGTTAGTACGGATGCTAACTGCGATCGCCCGCGAAGAGTTGGAACACTTTGATCAAGTAAACGACTGGTTAGAACGTCGAGGTATTCCATTTGCTCCACTTGCAGCACCTCCTTATGGTGGGGGTTTAAATGCTCAAATTCGCCGTGATGAACCTAATCGACTTTTAGATGCTTTATTAGTTTCTGGGTTAATTGAAGCTCGTAGCCATGAGCGTTTAGGATTGTTAGCAACTAATTTACCTGATGCTGAGTTAGCCCAATTTTATGGTAGTTTGATGGCATCTGAGGCGCGTCACTTTGGGATTTATTGGGTTTTGGCTGATACTTACTTTGAGCGCGATGTAGTTGTACAACGACTGGAAGAATTAGCTGTTTCAGAAAGTAAGTTGCTAGAAACTCTTCACCCTGAACCGAGAATTCATAGCTAG
- a CDS encoding DUF1995 family protein, translating into MAELPKTLEEAIAQAREATKTAIADGHTRLMVELVFPELKTMPVASQFIPELEEYGSHLKVFFTDAGAAALARRDWGEVPFKISDLGSSRSSVQNKIEEEDQIFLLIEPSAVEIAQVEQLCNAAGDRPVILLVPRLEDAAVVGIGYAARQLRDRFIKTLYSSYYIRPLEGAALFRSHPSPWQVWLETNDDYNLIAEETQKPVGETLDQIILKATTPTTSNNPETAEQLKPKKPGIFTNMQRFLKALTR; encoded by the coding sequence ATGGCAGAACTACCTAAAACCCTAGAAGAAGCGATCGCACAAGCCCGCGAAGCTACCAAAACCGCGATCGCAGATGGTCACACCCGTCTGATGGTTGAATTGGTGTTCCCAGAACTCAAAACCATGCCTGTAGCATCGCAATTTATCCCAGAATTGGAAGAATACGGTTCACACCTGAAAGTATTCTTTACTGATGCTGGTGCGGCGGCGTTAGCGCGTCGTGACTGGGGAGAAGTACCTTTTAAAATATCCGACTTAGGCAGCAGCAGAAGTTCAGTACAGAATAAAATTGAGGAAGAAGATCAGATTTTCTTGTTGATTGAGCCTTCGGCAGTAGAAATTGCCCAAGTAGAACAATTATGTAATGCCGCAGGCGATCGCCCAGTAATTTTACTTGTTCCTCGCTTAGAAGATGCTGCCGTTGTTGGTATTGGTTACGCTGCACGTCAATTGCGCGATCGCTTCATCAAGACTCTTTACTCCAGTTATTACATCAGACCACTAGAAGGCGCAGCCTTATTTCGTTCTCATCCCTCCCCCTGGCAAGTTTGGCTTGAAACCAACGACGACTATAATTTGATAGCCGAAGAAACTCAAAAGCCTGTCGGAGAAACACTCGATCAAATTATTCTCAAAGCCACTACCCCAACTACTAGCAATAACCCAGAAACAGCAGAGCAATTAAAACCTAAAAAACCAGGAATATTTACCAATATGCAAAGATTTTTAAAAGCTTTGACTCGATAA
- a CDS encoding glycosyltransferase family 2 protein, translated as MLPQYSLVIPIYNEQETILELYRRVSAVMDRLDGTVELVLINDGSRDQSLKLIREIHQQDQRVCYLSFARNFGHQIAVTAGLNFARGQTVIVLDADLQDPPELIPDMVEKWRQGYQVVYAQRTQRHKETWFKRFTAYTFYRILKNLADVEIPTDTGDFCLMDRQVVDVLNSMPERNRYIRGLRAWVGFQQTAIGFERDPRFAGDVKYSFHKSLALAVNGIVSFSKVPLRLSTYIGLLSAVIAIIMALLVIYWRFFAGSSTLTGYAALIVAVFFIGAVQLVSIGILGEYIGRIYEEIKGRPLYTLAEVAGFDNKSQQSAISSPPLASNDS; from the coding sequence ATGCTTCCTCAATATTCATTAGTTATTCCTATATATAACGAGCAAGAAACAATTTTAGAACTGTACCGTCGAGTCAGTGCTGTGATGGATCGCCTCGATGGTACAGTTGAATTAGTTTTAATCAATGATGGTAGTCGTGACCAATCTTTAAAATTAATTCGGGAAATACATCAACAGGATCAGCGAGTTTGTTATTTAAGTTTTGCTCGTAACTTTGGTCACCAAATTGCGGTCACGGCTGGCTTAAATTTTGCTCGTGGTCAAACAGTAATTGTATTAGATGCAGATTTACAAGATCCGCCAGAGTTAATCCCAGATATGGTGGAAAAATGGCGACAAGGTTATCAAGTAGTTTACGCTCAAAGAACTCAACGCCATAAAGAAACTTGGTTTAAACGCTTTACTGCTTATACTTTTTATCGCATTCTCAAGAATTTAGCAGACGTTGAAATTCCCACCGATACTGGGGATTTTTGTTTAATGGATCGCCAAGTAGTTGATGTGTTAAATTCCATGCCAGAGCGCAACCGCTATATTAGAGGATTACGAGCATGGGTTGGCTTTCAACAAACCGCCATTGGTTTTGAGCGAGATCCTCGTTTTGCTGGCGATGTTAAATATAGTTTTCATAAATCTTTAGCTTTAGCAGTTAATGGTATTGTATCTTTCTCAAAAGTACCATTAAGGCTTTCAACTTATATCGGTTTGCTATCAGCAGTTATAGCAATAATTATGGCTTTATTAGTCATATATTGGCGTTTTTTTGCTGGTAGTTCGACTTTAACTGGATATGCAGCACTGATTGTGGCGGTCTTTTTTATTGGAGCAGTGCAATTAGTCAGTATTGGCATCTTAGGTGAGTATATCGGGCGGATATATGAAGAAATAAAAGGCAGACCATTGTATACCTTGGCAGAGGTAGCAGGGTTTGACAACAAAAGTCAGCAGTCAGCCATCAGCAGTCCGCCGTTAGCGTCTAATGATTCCTGA